Proteins from one Deinococcus sp. AB2017081 genomic window:
- a CDS encoding class I SAM-dependent rRNA methyltransferase, with the protein MKRRPTVTLQAAAVRRIAGRYPFGHRADIASSDAGIEPGEVVDVRGPTGPVLARGYFNPDGGTPLRLLTWTGEDIDAAFYRRRVRAALERRAGRIHGTDAMRVLHAEADGLPGVVADQFGSVLAVQLRNAGVERHRDVIVQALKAETGAESAYERSDTGERRREGLDLRSGVLWGEVPERVTFHEDDLKLHFAPMDAQKTGFFLDQRDNRRMLRSMVQPGQGFLDVYSYTGGFSLHAAKAGAQAVAVDKDQVALAALEGAARTNGVQVGVRWGDALEVLRTLSRDRRRFQVAVLDPPTLAKRRDDVPGAKRIFTDGAALALGMLDPGGLLLVSTCAHYIRVDDLLDASRVAAATAGCDAEVLDVTYQPADHPHLLSVPESLYLKSVLLRRQT; encoded by the coding sequence GTGAAGCGCCGTCCCACCGTCACCCTCCAGGCCGCCGCCGTCCGGCGCATCGCGGGCCGCTACCCCTTCGGGCACCGTGCCGACATCGCCAGCAGCGACGCGGGCATCGAGCCGGGCGAGGTCGTGGACGTGCGCGGCCCCACCGGCCCGGTACTGGCCCGGGGCTACTTCAATCCGGACGGCGGTACTCCCCTGCGCCTGCTCACGTGGACCGGCGAGGACATCGACGCCGCGTTCTACCGGCGGCGGGTGCGTGCGGCCCTGGAACGCCGCGCCGGGCGGATCCACGGCACCGACGCCATGCGCGTCCTGCATGCCGAGGCCGATGGGCTGCCCGGTGTCGTGGCGGATCAGTTCGGCTCCGTGCTGGCGGTGCAGCTGCGCAACGCCGGCGTGGAGCGCCACCGCGACGTGATCGTGCAGGCCCTGAAGGCCGAGACGGGGGCCGAGTCCGCCTACGAGCGCAGCGATACCGGGGAGCGCCGCCGGGAGGGCCTCGACCTGCGTTCCGGCGTCCTGTGGGGTGAGGTTCCGGAGCGGGTGACCTTCCACGAGGACGATCTCAAGCTGCACTTCGCGCCCATGGACGCCCAGAAGACCGGATTCTTCCTCGACCAGCGCGACAACCGCCGGATGCTGCGCTCCATGGTGCAGCCGGGGCAGGGCTTCCTCGACGTGTACTCGTACACCGGAGGCTTCAGTCTGCACGCGGCGAAGGCTGGGGCACAGGCCGTCGCCGTCGACAAGGATCAGGTCGCCCTGGCCGCGCTGGAGGGAGCCGCCCGAACCAACGGCGTGCAGGTCGGCGTACGCTGGGGCGATGCGCTGGAGGTGCTGCGTACCCTCTCCAGGGATCGCCGCCGCTTCCAGGTGGCTGTGCTCGACCCGCCCACCCTGGCCAAGCGCCGGGACGACGTGCCCGGAGCCAAGCGGATCTTCACCGACGGCGCGGCGCTGGCGCTGGGCATGCTCGACCCCGGCGGGCTGCTGCTGGTCAGCACGTGTGCCCACTACATCCGCGTGGACGACCTGCTCGACGCGTCCCGGGTGGCCGCCGCCACCGCCGGCTGCGACGCCGAGGTGCTGGACGTGACCTACCAGCCCGCCGATCATCCGCACCTGCTCAGCGTGCCCGAGAGCCTGTACCTCAAGAGTGTGCTGCTGCGCCGACAGACCTGA
- a CDS encoding electron transfer flavoprotein subunit beta/FixA family protein, whose product MKILTLVRQVPDAEARIKIQGQAVDLDGTTVVIDGMDEYGVEEALRLREGGAPVEEIVALAVGPKRNEDALRTALAMGVDRAIHVETDEKYDPIALSRIVAQVAQAEGATLLLVGGQEADWDSQALGAASAERLGWPQLTWTNELTVDGDTLSGRHDVDDGNESFRATLPAVVTTQQGLNEPRYPTLPNIMKAKKKELRKDDPATYGVSPTVTVVGAEIQTRARRNTMIDGKDPQAAAQHLLELLRNEAKVLA is encoded by the coding sequence ATGAAGATCCTGACCCTGGTACGCCAAGTTCCCGATGCGGAGGCCCGCATCAAGATTCAAGGACAGGCCGTCGACCTCGACGGCACGACCGTCGTGATCGACGGCATGGACGAGTACGGCGTGGAGGAAGCCCTGCGCCTGCGCGAGGGCGGCGCTCCCGTCGAGGAGATCGTCGCGCTGGCGGTCGGCCCGAAGCGCAACGAGGACGCGCTGCGCACGGCCCTGGCGATGGGCGTCGACCGCGCCATCCATGTCGAGACCGACGAGAAATACGACCCCATCGCCCTGAGCCGGATCGTCGCGCAGGTGGCTCAGGCCGAGGGCGCGACCCTGCTGCTCGTCGGCGGCCAGGAGGCCGACTGGGACTCGCAGGCGCTGGGGGCGGCCAGTGCCGAACGTCTGGGCTGGCCGCAGCTGACGTGGACGAACGAGCTGACGGTCGACGGGGACACCCTGAGTGGCCGCCACGACGTCGACGACGGCAACGAGAGTTTCCGCGCGACCCTGCCCGCCGTGGTCACCACGCAGCAGGGCCTGAACGAGCCGCGCTACCCCACCCTGCCGAACATCATGAAGGCGAAGAAGAAGGAGCTCCGCAAGGATGACCCGGCCACGTACGGCGTTTCGCCCACCGTGACGGTCGTGGGGGCCGAGATCCAGACCCGGGCCCGGCGCAACACCATGATCGACGGCAAAGACCCCCAGGCCGCCGCCCAGCACCTGCTGGAGCTGCTGCGCAACGAAGCGAAGGTGCTCGCATGA
- a CDS encoding electron transfer flavoprotein subunit alpha/FixB family protein — protein sequence MILIVAEHAGGKLAKSTLEMVTAARDSGREGPVTLLVLGQGVAGVANEAAVVADQVLVGDLPALATYNAEVWAAATAQIAREGEATTVLIGGSRSGREYAPRVAVKLDAPYLEDAIRLSASGDALQAQRYTYLARVTETVEASGPVIVVTVKPGSFAAASAAAQPGEQYDVELELPTPRVEVTGRSVEKTSRVALTEADVIVTGGRGVGNPENFTTYVEGLADAIGAGVGATRAVVDAGWRPYAEQVGQTGKTVQPGAYIALGVSGAVQHLSGMGKSKNIIAINKDAEAPIFKVADYGIVGDVNVIVPALIEAARK from the coding sequence ATGATCCTGATCGTCGCTGAACACGCGGGCGGCAAGCTCGCCAAGTCCACCCTGGAAATGGTCACCGCGGCCCGCGACTCGGGCCGGGAAGGCCCGGTCACACTGCTCGTGCTGGGACAGGGCGTGGCAGGAGTGGCGAACGAGGCTGCCGTCGTGGCCGACCAGGTGCTGGTGGGCGATCTGCCGGCCCTGGCGACCTACAACGCCGAGGTCTGGGCCGCCGCGACGGCCCAGATTGCCCGCGAGGGCGAGGCCACGACCGTCCTGATCGGCGGCAGCCGTTCGGGCCGCGAGTATGCCCCGCGCGTGGCCGTGAAGCTCGACGCGCCGTACCTGGAAGATGCCATCCGGCTCAGCGCCAGCGGCGACGCCCTCCAGGCCCAGCGCTACACCTATCTGGCCCGGGTCACCGAGACGGTCGAGGCGAGCGGCCCGGTCATCGTCGTGACGGTCAAGCCCGGCTCCTTCGCGGCGGCATCAGCGGCTGCCCAGCCCGGCGAGCAGTACGACGTGGAGCTGGAACTGCCCACCCCACGGGTCGAGGTGACCGGCCGCAGCGTCGAGAAGACCAGCCGCGTGGCCCTGACCGAGGCCGACGTGATCGTGACCGGCGGACGCGGCGTGGGCAATCCCGAGAACTTCACCACGTATGTCGAGGGCCTGGCCGATGCCATCGGTGCCGGCGTGGGAGCGACCCGCGCCGTCGTGGACGCCGGCTGGCGGCCCTACGCCGAGCAGGTCGGGCAGACGGGCAAGACCGTGCAGCCCGGCGCGTACATCGCCCTGGGGGTCAGCGGGGCCGTGCAGCACCTCAGCGGGATGGGCAAGAGCAAGAACATCATTGCCATCAACAAGGACGCCGAGGCTCCGATCTTCAAGGTGGCGGACTACGGCATCGTGGGCGACGTGAACGTGATCGTGCCCGCCCTCATCGAGGCCGCCCGGAAGTAG
- a CDS encoding ATP-dependent Clp protease ATP-binding subunit, producing the protein MNRYDDRARLVFHYAREEGNRLGHAMVGPEHLLLGLMREGGTAATILTEFGASLDGLRRRVEEIIGRGEGSRLNDAPSITPRARRVMELASAEARSLGAQVTSTEHILLGIIREGDGVAFRILQELTKDVDTIRWRILAQGDGSSTKPAKPVATPFLDEYGRDLTKWAREGRLDPVIGRSEEIRRVTQILTRRTKNNPVLIGDPGVGKTAIVEGLALAIHEKRTPPNLHGTRLVSLDLSGVVAGTKYRGEFEERLRQIIEELRNAKVMAFIDELHTLVGAGGAEGTLDAANILKPALSRGEIQVIGATTTGEYHRYIEKDAALERRFQPVIVLEPSPAETVQILRGLRPKYEEHHGVQIPDSAIDLAVRIGERSLPGRNFPDKAIDLIDEAASRVRLNMSVGLPVQENEDGEPVVTREDMEAVINSMGGIYSEETATQLVDLDQNLQDQVYGQPDAIKALSSALRRARVGLGGRTRVAASFLFVGPSGVGKTYLAKALARSLFGSERALIRVDMSEFQESHSVSKLIGSPPGYVGFEQGGRLTEAVRRQPFSVILLDEIEKAHPDVYNTFLQVLDDGRLTDGLGRTVDFRRTIIIMTSNTGFNVNPTVGFSPVTPDNNQPLRHIFTPEFLDRLDEVIRFKSLGEEELVRVAQQLMGEMREELASRELTVTFDPAIASWLVGKLKARSPKHAVGSTRQLRTLVREEIEDPLAMELVGNDGEEVRVVLGDEGIQFERSMPAPPQILA; encoded by the coding sequence ATGAACCGATACGACGACCGCGCCAGACTGGTATTCCATTACGCCCGTGAGGAGGGCAACCGCCTGGGGCATGCCATGGTCGGCCCGGAGCATCTGCTGCTGGGCCTGATGCGCGAGGGTGGGACGGCCGCGACCATCCTGACCGAGTTCGGCGCCAGCCTTGACGGCCTGCGCCGCCGGGTCGAGGAGATCATCGGCCGGGGTGAGGGCAGCCGCCTGAACGACGCGCCGAGCATCACGCCCCGCGCCCGCCGTGTGATGGAACTCGCCAGTGCCGAGGCCCGCAGCCTGGGTGCCCAGGTGACCAGTACCGAGCACATCCTGCTGGGCATCATCCGCGAGGGCGACGGTGTGGCCTTCCGGATCCTGCAGGAGCTGACCAAGGACGTCGACACCATCCGCTGGCGCATCCTGGCGCAGGGGGACGGCAGCAGCACCAAGCCGGCCAAGCCGGTCGCCACGCCGTTCCTCGACGAATACGGCCGCGACCTGACCAAGTGGGCCCGCGAGGGCCGCCTCGATCCGGTGATCGGGCGCAGCGAGGAGATCCGCCGCGTCACGCAGATCCTGACCCGGCGCACCAAGAACAACCCCGTGCTGATCGGTGACCCCGGCGTGGGCAAGACCGCCATCGTCGAGGGGCTGGCGCTGGCGATCCACGAGAAGCGGACTCCGCCCAACCTGCACGGCACGCGCCTGGTCAGCCTGGATCTGAGCGGCGTCGTGGCCGGTACCAAGTACCGGGGCGAGTTCGAGGAGCGGCTCCGCCAGATCATCGAGGAACTCCGCAACGCCAAGGTCATGGCCTTCATCGACGAGCTGCACACCCTGGTCGGGGCGGGCGGCGCGGAAGGCACCCTCGACGCCGCGAACATCCTCAAGCCGGCGCTCTCGCGCGGCGAGATCCAGGTGATCGGCGCGACCACCACCGGCGAGTACCACCGCTACATCGAGAAGGACGCCGCGCTGGAACGCCGCTTCCAGCCGGTGATCGTACTGGAACCCAGCCCCGCCGAGACCGTCCAGATCCTGCGCGGCCTGCGCCCGAAGTACGAGGAGCACCACGGGGTGCAGATCCCGGACAGCGCCATCGATTTGGCCGTGCGCATCGGCGAGCGCAGCCTGCCCGGCCGCAACTTCCCGGACAAGGCCATCGACCTGATCGACGAGGCCGCCAGCCGCGTGCGCCTGAACATGAGCGTGGGCCTGCCGGTGCAGGAGAACGAGGACGGCGAGCCGGTCGTGACCCGCGAGGACATGGAGGCGGTCATCAACTCGATGGGCGGGATCTACAGCGAGGAGACCGCCACGCAGCTCGTGGATCTGGATCAGAACCTGCAGGATCAGGTCTACGGCCAGCCCGACGCGATCAAGGCGCTTTCCAGCGCCCTGCGCCGCGCCCGCGTGGGTCTGGGCGGCCGCACCCGCGTGGCCGCGAGCTTCCTGTTCGTCGGTCCCAGCGGGGTCGGCAAGACCTACCTGGCCAAGGCGCTGGCCCGCAGCCTGTTCGGCAGTGAACGGGCCCTGATCCGCGTGGACATGAGCGAGTTCCAGGAGAGCCACTCGGTGAGCAAGCTCATCGGCTCGCCTCCCGGCTATGTCGGCTTCGAGCAGGGTGGCCGCCTGACCGAGGCCGTGCGCCGCCAGCCCTTCAGCGTGATCCTGCTCGACGAGATCGAGAAGGCCCACCCCGACGTGTACAACACCTTCCTGCAGGTGCTCGACGATGGCCGGCTGACCGATGGCCTGGGCCGCACCGTCGACTTCCGCCGCACCATCATCATCATGACCAGCAACACCGGCTTCAACGTGAACCCCACCGTGGGCTTCAGCCCGGTCACACCGGACAACAACCAGCCGCTGCGGCACATCTTCACGCCGGAGTTCCTCGACCGCCTGGATGAAGTGATCCGCTTCAAGAGCCTGGGCGAGGAAGAGCTGGTGCGGGTCGCACAGCAGCTCATGGGCGAGATGCGCGAGGAGCTCGCCAGCCGCGAGCTGACCGTGACCTTCGACCCGGCGATCGCGTCGTGGCTGGTCGGCAAGCTCAAGGCCCGCAGCCCCAAGCACGCCGTGGGCAGCACCCGCCAGCTCCGCACCCTGGTGCGCGAGGAGATCGAAGATCCCCTGGCGATGGAGCTCGTCGGCAACGACGGCGAGGAGGTGCGCGTGGTTCTGGGTGACGAGGGCATCCAGTTCGAGCGCAGCATGCCCGCGCCGCCGCAGATCCTGGCATAG
- a CDS encoding carboxymuconolactone decarboxylase family protein: protein MSESDAPAPRLARHVIFGEQHDRILNRLESLDPDLAGHVRDFAYDTVYEHPALDLKTKELIACALLVSLGSPPELRTHLRGALNAGATEAELRGALLMCVPYLGFPRTIAGFEQLRAHLATTTEQR from the coding sequence ATGTCCGAGTCCGATGCCCCAGCGCCACGCCTGGCCCGCCACGTCATCTTCGGTGAGCAGCACGACCGCATCCTGAACCGCCTGGAGTCGCTTGACCCCGATCTGGCCGGCCACGTCCGCGACTTCGCCTACGACACGGTGTACGAGCATCCCGCCCTGGATCTGAAGACGAAAGAGCTGATCGCGTGTGCCCTGCTGGTCTCTCTGGGCAGCCCGCCGGAGCTGCGCACCCACCTGCGCGGTGCCCTGAACGCCGGCGCGACCGAGGCCGAACTGCGCGGCGCACTGCTGATGTGTGTGCCGTATCTGGGCTTCCCGCGCACCATCGCGGGATTCGAGCAGCTCAGAGCGCACCTGGCAACCACAACCGAACAACGGTGA
- a CDS encoding serine hydrolase: MTVRICAWLTGMLVVATAGTLGSAATPRPGAPERTCGEAVRPTLSASPLPGVVTGRVAFYAAEYTPATLTVMRSTGMGTVNAVQPIASTYKPLVVELALRDVDSGRLRLNTPLATTAATRSIEFYPAGTNTLATLAQRAIVRSDNTAGDLLQQAVGTQHVTRSIRERSPCTSVFLTGKAAWAAQGFLQSAMVGDDLLAGAQRYAALPFEERLATATRLNANAMTYTGPEVEGAIDSYFRGPMYDPRIDLAFQHTSTAKAYADLVARVYGGDNLGPQTRRLFRSWLKDGCCQPKSPTLKAAYWGTKAGSGWRLLTLTGRVETPDGRVFAYAYLNDGSDTLEAEDMERQIPAVVAWIDRNLRTLATSR; the protein is encoded by the coding sequence ATGACGGTGCGGATCTGTGCGTGGCTGACCGGAATGCTGGTGGTCGCCACCGCGGGAACCCTGGGCAGCGCCGCGACACCGCGACCGGGTGCGCCGGAACGGACGTGCGGCGAGGCGGTGCGTCCCACGCTCAGCGCGTCTCCCCTGCCCGGCGTCGTGACCGGCCGTGTGGCGTTCTATGCCGCCGAGTACACCCCTGCGACCCTGACCGTCATGCGCAGCACCGGCATGGGCACCGTGAACGCCGTGCAGCCGATCGCGAGCACCTACAAGCCGCTGGTGGTCGAACTGGCGCTGCGTGACGTGGACAGCGGCCGGCTCCGTCTGAACACGCCGCTGGCCACGACCGCCGCCACCCGCAGCATCGAGTTCTATCCGGCCGGCACGAACACGCTGGCGACCCTGGCTCAGCGGGCCATCGTGCGGAGTGACAACACGGCGGGCGATCTCCTTCAGCAGGCAGTGGGCACCCAGCACGTGACCCGCTCAATCCGGGAGCGCAGTCCGTGTACATCGGTGTTCCTGACGGGCAAGGCGGCGTGGGCAGCACAGGGGTTCCTGCAATCGGCCATGGTGGGTGACGACCTGCTGGCCGGTGCCCAGCGCTACGCGGCCCTGCCCTTCGAGGAGAGACTGGCGACCGCCACGCGCCTGAATGCCAACGCGATGACCTATACCGGGCCGGAGGTCGAGGGGGCCATCGACTCCTATTTCCGGGGGCCGATGTATGACCCGCGCATCGATCTGGCATTCCAGCACACCAGTACTGCGAAGGCCTACGCTGACCTCGTGGCGCGGGTGTACGGTGGCGACAACCTGGGGCCGCAGACCCGGCGGCTGTTCCGCTCCTGGCTGAAGGATGGGTGCTGCCAGCCGAAGTCACCGACCCTGAAGGCCGCCTACTGGGGGACGAAGGCCGGCAGCGGCTGGCGGCTGCTCACGCTGACCGGCCGGGTCGAGACGCCCGACGGTCGTGTGTTCGCCTACGCGTACCTGAACGACGGCAGCGACACCCTGGAGGCGGAGGACATGGAGCGGCAGATTCCCGCCGTGGTGGCGTGGATCGACCGCAACCTGCGGACGCTCGCCACCTCCCGATAG
- a CDS encoding TrmB family transcriptional regulator yields MSAVIHLQALGLTEYEARAYTALLALGRAVPARVARQAGIPRPKIYETLERLEGRGLAAKVGQNPLEYAPLSAREYLSRARRSFDDRLGALERDLTRLAPDPAPEAVYHLYGEAAIRSLCEDLTLNARRSLHMAGDAAMARSLERLTPRGVHLLVSSLTGLPSVAAQGQRAFLLARDGEAAVIAHFIDEGGSGEAHGVHTHNPVIIHLIEGYVELAARSPQVPHDAVQAPS; encoded by the coding sequence ATGAGCGCCGTGATTCACCTGCAAGCGCTGGGCCTGACCGAATACGAGGCCCGCGCGTACACCGCCCTGCTGGCCCTGGGCCGGGCCGTCCCTGCCCGCGTGGCCCGTCAGGCGGGCATCCCACGTCCCAAGATCTACGAGACGCTCGAGCGCCTCGAGGGGCGTGGTCTGGCCGCCAAGGTGGGTCAGAATCCGCTGGAGTATGCGCCCCTGAGCGCCCGGGAGTACCTGTCGCGGGCCCGGCGATCGTTCGATGACCGGCTGGGCGCCCTCGAGCGCGATCTGACCCGCCTGGCCCCGGATCCAGCGCCGGAAGCGGTGTACCACCTGTACGGCGAAGCCGCCATCCGCAGCCTGTGCGAGGATCTGACGCTCAATGCCCGGCGCAGCCTGCACATGGCCGGCGACGCCGCCATGGCGCGGTCGCTGGAGCGCCTCACACCTCGGGGCGTCCACCTGCTGGTCAGCAGCCTCACAGGGCTGCCCAGCGTCGCCGCGCAGGGCCAGCGCGCCTTCCTCCTGGCCCGCGACGGCGAGGCGGCGGTCATTGCCCATTTCATCGATGAGGGCGGCAGCGGTGAGGCCCACGGCGTCCACACCCACAACCCCGTGATCATCCACCTGATCGAGGGCTACGTGGAACTCGCCGCCCGCAGTCCGCAGGTGCCCCATGACGCGGTGCAGGCGCCCAGTTGA
- a CDS encoding SDR family NAD(P)-dependent oxidoreductase — translation MPSRASAATPDPAEVTTSVIVTGAARGIGRAVAELYAERGARVISVDLTLPPTLRGHTRLKADITTARGRARIAQAAHAQGGVDVLVNNAAYQGAHGSVLEVSERGWARTLSVNLTAPLLLVRELIDAMPRGAAVVNVASVQGLFAEQDNAAYNASKGGLVNLTRAMCLDLAPRGVRVNAVAPGAISTEGVMQAIEGSADPAQTRRDYEDLHALRRIGTPREVAEVVYFLGSDAASFVTGAILPVDGGMTASFMMAGRPV, via the coding sequence ATGCCATCCAGAGCGTCCGCCGCCACCCCCGATCCTGCCGAGGTCACCACATCGGTCATCGTCACCGGAGCCGCCCGAGGTATCGGCCGAGCCGTTGCGGAGCTGTACGCGGAACGCGGCGCCCGAGTCATCTCGGTGGATCTCACCCTGCCGCCGACGCTGCGGGGCCACACGCGCCTGAAAGCAGACATCACCACGGCGCGGGGCCGTGCCCGGATTGCCCAGGCGGCCCATGCCCAGGGCGGGGTGGACGTCCTCGTGAACAACGCCGCGTACCAGGGCGCACACGGCAGTGTGCTGGAGGTCAGTGAGCGCGGCTGGGCCCGCACCCTGTCGGTGAACCTGACCGCGCCGCTGCTGCTGGTGCGGGAGCTGATCGACGCCATGCCGCGCGGTGCCGCTGTGGTGAACGTGGCGAGCGTCCAGGGTCTGTTCGCCGAGCAGGACAACGCCGCCTACAACGCCAGCAAGGGCGGTCTCGTGAACCTCACGCGGGCGATGTGCCTGGATCTCGCGCCGCGTGGCGTGCGGGTGAATGCGGTCGCTCCCGGCGCGATCAGCACCGAGGGGGTCATGCAGGCCATCGAGGGCAGCGCCGACCCGGCGCAGACCCGCCGCGATTACGAGGATCTGCATGCCCTGCGCCGCATCGGCACCCCGCGCGAGGTGGCCGAGGTCGTGTACTTCCTGGGCAGCGACGCCGCCAGTTTCGTGACTGGAGCGATCCTGCCCGTGGACGGCGGCATGACGGCCAGCTTCATGATGGCCGGGCGGCCGGTCTGA
- a CDS encoding NPCBM/NEW2 domain-containing protein, whose translation MTTPVHPIPTVGRRLAARPGPLLLALVLGACSQPPQPVTAPGDPYANGASHPWIRENAAASTAPQTRTALSELEYRTATNAWGPIEPGRSNGSYAEGDGTGMRIGGAAFTTGLGVHAGSELTYALDGTCTTFMAKVGVDDEVGARGSVVFEVIGDGTKLASTPTMTGGQPAQALTATLKGVRTLTLRVTDAGDGIAYDHADWADAYVECSPVTVTPPPPSNTFTFQGIKAQPVGVSEAQGEVVGGKLYVFGGFDSLKSCCTPTNRAQVYDPAANTWTPLKAMPGTGVTHTGMATDGTRIYYAGGYVGKVAGDGSWSGQIFGTTDAWVYTPASNTYTRLPALPVPLSAGQLEYLNGKLHYFGATNPQRTEDLGDHYVLGVAEGAKAWTRAATMPHPRQHMGSAVIGGKIYAIGGQTGHDEHLVTQSFVDVYDPATDTWTAAAPLVPARSHIANSTFVLGGRIVVAGGETAHNKTMANVDAYDPATNRWTALTPLPQARASSVAGPLGDGFLYTGGNATAQGWKATQQP comes from the coding sequence ATGACCACGCCTGTCCACCCCATCCCGACCGTCGGCCGACGGCTGGCGGCCCGCCCCGGCCCGCTGCTCCTCGCCCTTGTGCTGGGCGCGTGCTCCCAGCCCCCACAGCCCGTCACGGCTCCAGGCGACCCGTATGCGAACGGCGCGAGTCACCCGTGGATCCGGGAGAACGCCGCTGCGTCCACTGCGCCGCAGACGCGCACGGCCCTCTCCGAGCTCGAGTACAGGACGGCCACGAACGCGTGGGGGCCGATTGAACCCGGCAGGAGCAACGGCTCCTATGCAGAGGGGGACGGCACGGGCATGCGCATCGGTGGAGCTGCGTTCACGACCGGCCTGGGTGTACACGCGGGCAGCGAGCTGACCTACGCCCTGGACGGCACGTGCACGACCTTCATGGCAAAGGTCGGCGTGGATGACGAGGTCGGGGCGCGGGGCAGCGTGGTCTTCGAGGTGATCGGAGACGGAACGAAGCTGGCCTCGACCCCCACCATGACCGGTGGCCAGCCCGCACAGGCCCTCACGGCCACCCTGAAGGGAGTCAGGACGCTGACCCTGCGCGTGACCGATGCGGGCGACGGCATCGCCTACGACCACGCCGACTGGGCCGACGCCTACGTCGAGTGTTCGCCGGTCACGGTGACGCCTCCCCCACCCTCCAACACCTTCACCTTCCAGGGCATCAAGGCCCAGCCGGTCGGGGTCTCGGAGGCGCAGGGCGAGGTGGTCGGCGGGAAGCTGTACGTGTTCGGCGGCTTCGACAGCCTGAAATCCTGCTGCACGCCCACCAACCGCGCCCAGGTCTATGATCCGGCCGCAAACACCTGGACACCTCTGAAGGCCATGCCGGGCACCGGCGTCACGCACACCGGCATGGCGACGGACGGCACCAGGATCTACTACGCGGGCGGCTACGTGGGTAAGGTGGCCGGCGATGGCAGCTGGAGCGGGCAGATCTTCGGCACGACCGACGCCTGGGTCTACACCCCGGCCAGCAACACCTACACGCGACTTCCAGCCCTGCCCGTGCCCCTCTCGGCCGGACAGCTGGAATATCTGAACGGCAAGCTGCACTACTTCGGGGCCACCAATCCGCAGCGCACCGAGGATCTGGGCGACCACTACGTGCTGGGCGTGGCGGAGGGCGCCAAGGCGTGGACGCGGGCGGCGACCATGCCCCACCCCAGGCAGCACATGGGCTCGGCCGTGATCGGCGGGAAGATCTACGCCATCGGCGGCCAGACCGGGCACGACGAGCATCTCGTGACGCAATCGTTCGTCGACGTGTACGACCCGGCCACCGACACGTGGACCGCCGCCGCGCCGCTTGTGCCGGCCCGCAGCCACATTGCCAACTCGACCTTCGTGCTGGGTGGGCGGATCGTGGTCGCCGGCGGCGAGACGGCCCACAACAAGACCATGGCGAATGTGGACGCCTATGATCCCGCGACGAACCGCTGGACAGCCCTGACGCCACTTCCACAGGCCCGCGCCTCCAGCGTGGCCGGCCCGCTGGGAGACGGCTTCCTGTACACCGGCGGCAACGCCACAGCGCAGGGCTGGAAGGCGACGCAGCAGCCCTGA